A genomic segment from Clostridia bacterium encodes:
- a CDS encoding Dam family site-specific DNA-(adenine-N6)-methyltransferase — protein MQQIQYISADEAAKKWGISHRRVITLCKENRIPNVAMLGHMWIIPVEAEKPIDGRTTRYDKKNPAKPFIKWAGGKGQLLPTIRKYYPPNMGTEITKYCEPMVGAGAVLFDVLNTYDMDEVYICDTNIELINAYTVVRDNPDRLIGFLSAFEQDHLSCKDSDRKEYYYQQRERFNTEMMHPTKSNSTLRAALFIYLNKTCFNGLYRVNRKGLYNVPMGSYKKPTICDSDNINKTSALLQGVTILFGDYTCIEQYADEHTFVYFDPPYRPLTKTAEFTSYTADNFNDEDQIRLGEFIKSLTAAKVMASNSDPHNVNEYDNFFDDLYSGLNISRVSANRAINSKGKGRGKIHELLITNY, from the coding sequence ATGCAGCAGATTCAATATATCTCGGCTGATGAAGCCGCTAAAAAATGGGGAATATCGCATCGGCGTGTTATAACGCTTTGCAAAGAGAATAGGATACCGAATGTGGCAATGCTCGGCCATATGTGGATTATACCTGTTGAGGCAGAAAAACCCATTGACGGTCGGACTACCAGATATGATAAAAAGAATCCAGCGAAACCATTTATAAAATGGGCAGGGGGAAAAGGACAATTGTTGCCTACCATACGCAAATATTATCCTCCTAATATGGGAACAGAAATCACAAAATACTGCGAACCAATGGTAGGAGCTGGAGCTGTATTGTTTGACGTATTAAATACTTATGATATGGATGAGGTATATATTTGTGACACCAACATCGAATTGATAAACGCTTACACGGTGGTACGTGACAATCCCGATAGATTGATAGGGTTTCTCTCTGCTTTTGAGCAAGACCACCTTAGCTGCAAAGATAGCGACAGAAAGGAATACTATTATCAGCAGCGAGAACGTTTTAATACAGAAATGATGCATCCAACTAAGAGCAATTCTACTCTTCGTGCTGCTTTGTTTATTTATCTTAACAAGACATGCTTTAACGGTCTGTATCGCGTCAATCGTAAAGGACTGTATAATGTTCCTATGGGATCTTACAAAAAACCGACAATTTGTGACAGCGATAATATCAACAAAACCTCGGCTCTTTTACAGGGCGTAACAATTCTTTTCGGAGACTATACATGCATTGAACAATATGCAGATGAACATACATTTGTATACTTTGATCCGCCATATCGTCCGTTGACAAAGACAGCTGAGTTTACTTCATATACTGCGGACAACTTTAATGATGAGGATCAAATCAGACTGGGAGAGTTTATTAAGTCTTTGACGGCAGCAAAAGTAATGGCAAGCAATTCAGATCCGCATAACGTGAATGAATATGATAACTTCTTTGACGATTTATACTCCGGGTTAAATATAAGTCGAGTGTCTGCCAATCGTGCTATTAACAGTAAAGGAAAAGGCAGAGGTAAGATTCACGAATTGCTGATAACGAATTATTAG